One Cicer arietinum cultivar CDC Frontier isolate Library 1 chromosome 8, Cicar.CDCFrontier_v2.0, whole genome shotgun sequence DNA segment encodes these proteins:
- the LOC101512505 gene encoding kinase-interacting family protein isoform X2: MKLSKQDMEERMKMLAISTNEDEEEGDTFAERAETYYQKRPQLLSLLHDLYNGYVTLSDRYIQTLAKHKYHSRNSSQVSTMGESLFDQEEVSSGVSQVDSDIESSISYQQMLPLPLILSKRNVFDVDAIVAELVMKNVEYDFLVHEVGVMEKKYCESSRKSELQKSLLEVLESERVVLLNENAGLSYRVNSLVEENKELASESIFIKRKAGELAKCVLKMREDHRVYLLHRKIEDLQGQIHGLEKRNKEYYERLLRRESKENGGCMGNKGKINGSEGIALEVHVQMEKPRMLKWKERNSTMKSFEDGKKGLSLWKKLKNMDLFCGTNPTCA; this comes from the exons ATGAAACTTAGTAAACAAG ATATGgaagagaggatgaaaatgttgGCAATTAGCACGAacgaagatgaagaagaaggcGACACATTCGCAGAAAGAGCGGAAACTTACTACCAAAAGAGACCTCAATTATTGTCACTTCTTCATGACTTGTACAATGGCTATGTAACATTATCCGATCGATATATTCAAACACTTGCAAAGCATAAATATCATAGTAGAAACTCTTCTCAAGTTTCAACAATGGGGGAAAGTTTGTTTGATCAAGAAGAAGTTAGTAGTGGTGTGAGTCAAGTTGATTCTGATATTGAAAGTTCAATATCTTATCAACAAATGTTGCCTTTGCCTTTGATTCTTTCGAAGCGAAATGTGTTTGATGTTGATGCGATTGTAGCTGAGCTTGTGATGAAGAATGTTGAGTATGATTTTTTGGTTCATGAGGTTGGTGTGATGGAAAAGAAGTATTGTGAATCATCAAGGAAAAGTGAGTTACAAAAGAGTTTGCTTGAGGTTTTGGAAAGTGAGAGAGTTGTTTTGTTGAATGAGAATGCTGGTTTGAGTTATAGGGTTAATAGTTTAGTCGAAGAGAACAAGGAGCTTGCGTCTGAGTCGATTTTTATTAAGAGAAAAGCTGGCGAGTTAGCGAAGTGTGTGTTGAAGATGAGGGAGGATCATAGAGTTTATTTGCTTCATAGGAAGATTGAAGATCTTCAAGGACAAATACATGGTTTGGAGAAGAGGAATAAGGAGTATTATGAAAGGCTTTTGAGAAGAGAGAGTAAAGAGAATGGTGGATGTATGGGGAATAAAGGGAAGATTAATGGTAGTGAAGGGATTGCTTTGGAAGTTCATGTTCAAATGGAGAAGCCTAGGATGTTGAAGTGGAAAGAAAGAAATTCTACTATGAAGAGTTTTGAAGATGGGAAGAAAGGTCTTAGTTTGTGGAAAAAATTGAAGAACATGGACTTGTTTTGTGGGACTAATCCAACTTGTGCTTGA
- the LOC101512505 gene encoding kinase-interacting family protein isoform X1 yields the protein MERVPIILDMNKEKVISNSQLLSSSIKGFKDKSITYNNMPSWLLTSISDMEERMKMLAISTNEDEEEGDTFAERAETYYQKRPQLLSLLHDLYNGYVTLSDRYIQTLAKHKYHSRNSSQVSTMGESLFDQEEVSSGVSQVDSDIESSISYQQMLPLPLILSKRNVFDVDAIVAELVMKNVEYDFLVHEVGVMEKKYCESSRKSELQKSLLEVLESERVVLLNENAGLSYRVNSLVEENKELASESIFIKRKAGELAKCVLKMREDHRVYLLHRKIEDLQGQIHGLEKRNKEYYERLLRRESKENGGCMGNKGKINGSEGIALEVHVQMEKPRMLKWKERNSTMKSFEDGKKGLSLWKKLKNMDLFCGTNPTCA from the exons ATGGAGAGGGTCCCCATTATTTTGGATATGAACAAAGAGAAAGTGATTTCAAATTCTCAGTTGCTTTCTTCATCCATAAAAGGATTTAAGGACAAAAGTATCACCTACAATAACATGCCCTCTTGGCTTCTCACCAGCATTTCTG ATATGgaagagaggatgaaaatgttgGCAATTAGCACGAacgaagatgaagaagaaggcGACACATTCGCAGAAAGAGCGGAAACTTACTACCAAAAGAGACCTCAATTATTGTCACTTCTTCATGACTTGTACAATGGCTATGTAACATTATCCGATCGATATATTCAAACACTTGCAAAGCATAAATATCATAGTAGAAACTCTTCTCAAGTTTCAACAATGGGGGAAAGTTTGTTTGATCAAGAAGAAGTTAGTAGTGGTGTGAGTCAAGTTGATTCTGATATTGAAAGTTCAATATCTTATCAACAAATGTTGCCTTTGCCTTTGATTCTTTCGAAGCGAAATGTGTTTGATGTTGATGCGATTGTAGCTGAGCTTGTGATGAAGAATGTTGAGTATGATTTTTTGGTTCATGAGGTTGGTGTGATGGAAAAGAAGTATTGTGAATCATCAAGGAAAAGTGAGTTACAAAAGAGTTTGCTTGAGGTTTTGGAAAGTGAGAGAGTTGTTTTGTTGAATGAGAATGCTGGTTTGAGTTATAGGGTTAATAGTTTAGTCGAAGAGAACAAGGAGCTTGCGTCTGAGTCGATTTTTATTAAGAGAAAAGCTGGCGAGTTAGCGAAGTGTGTGTTGAAGATGAGGGAGGATCATAGAGTTTATTTGCTTCATAGGAAGATTGAAGATCTTCAAGGACAAATACATGGTTTGGAGAAGAGGAATAAGGAGTATTATGAAAGGCTTTTGAGAAGAGAGAGTAAAGAGAATGGTGGATGTATGGGGAATAAAGGGAAGATTAATGGTAGTGAAGGGATTGCTTTGGAAGTTCATGTTCAAATGGAGAAGCCTAGGATGTTGAAGTGGAAAGAAAGAAATTCTACTATGAAGAGTTTTGAAGATGGGAAGAAAGGTCTTAGTTTGTGGAAAAAATTGAAGAACATGGACTTGTTTTGTGGGACTAATCCAACTTGTGCTTGA